One region of Streptomyces subrutilus genomic DNA includes:
- a CDS encoding sugar phosphate isomerase/epimerase family protein — translation MAEPVRVPTAKVALSTASVYPESTATAFEIAARLGYDGVEVMVWTDPVSQDVDALRRLSDHHQVPILAIHAPCLLITQRVWSTDPWTKLQRAQAAAERLGASTVVVHPPFRWQRQYARDFVTGIWRMADETDVRFAVENMYPWRYRDREMLAYAPEWDVTKDDYRHFTVDLSHTATARTDAAAMIDRMGDRLAHVHLADGNGSAKDEHLVPGRGTQPCAELLERLARTSFDGHVVIEVNTRRAMSSAEREADLAEALAFTRLHLATAPAPRDGARRP, via the coding sequence GTGGCAGAACCAGTCCGTGTCCCGACCGCGAAAGTCGCCCTGTCCACCGCCTCCGTCTATCCGGAGTCCACGGCGACCGCCTTCGAGATCGCCGCGCGCCTCGGCTACGACGGCGTCGAGGTCATGGTCTGGACGGACCCGGTCAGCCAGGACGTCGACGCCCTGCGCCGACTGTCCGACCACCACCAGGTGCCGATCCTCGCGATCCACGCGCCGTGCCTGCTGATCACCCAGCGGGTGTGGTCCACCGACCCCTGGACCAAGCTCCAGCGCGCCCAGGCCGCGGCCGAGCGGCTCGGCGCGTCCACCGTGGTCGTGCACCCGCCCTTCCGCTGGCAGCGCCAGTACGCGCGGGACTTCGTCACCGGGATCTGGCGGATGGCCGACGAGACCGACGTCCGGTTCGCCGTCGAGAACATGTACCCGTGGCGCTACCGCGACCGCGAGATGCTCGCGTACGCGCCCGAGTGGGACGTGACCAAGGACGACTACCGGCACTTCACCGTCGACCTGTCGCACACCGCGACCGCCCGTACCGACGCCGCCGCGATGATCGACCGGATGGGCGACCGGCTCGCGCACGTCCACCTCGCCGACGGAAACGGTTCGGCCAAGGACGAGCACCTGGTCCCGGGCCGCGGTACGCAGCCCTGCGCCGAGCTGCTGGAACGGCTCGCCCGTACCTCCTTCGACGGGCACGTGGTGATCGAGGTCAACACCCGCCGCGCCATGTCGTCGGCCGAGCGCGAGGCCGACCTCGCCGAGGCGCTGGCCTTCACCCGCCTGCACCTCGCCACCGCGCCCGCCCCGCGCGACGGGGCCCGGCGCCCGTGA
- a CDS encoding Ppx/GppA phosphatase family protein has protein sequence MRLGVLDVGSNTVHLLVVDAHPGARPQPAHSHKVEMRLAELLDKSGAVTPEGIERLVWVIADAVQAAEDKGCEDVLPFATSAVREATNADAVLARVKAETGVDLPVLSGEDEARLTFLAARRWFGWSAGKLLVLDIGGGSLEIAYGIDEDPYAAVSLPLGAGRLTAGWLPGDPPDAVDIRALRRHVRAEIARTVREFTRFGTPDHVVATSKTFKQLARIAGAARSADGLYVQRDLTRKSLEEWVPRLAAMTTAQRAALPGVSEGRANQLLAGALVAEGAMDLFGVDDLEICPWALREGVILRRLDHLPTGTA, from the coding sequence ATGAGACTCGGTGTCCTTGATGTGGGTTCGAATACCGTCCATCTGCTGGTGGTGGACGCGCACCCCGGCGCGCGCCCGCAGCCGGCGCACTCGCACAAGGTGGAGATGCGGCTGGCGGAGCTCCTCGACAAGAGCGGAGCCGTCACGCCAGAGGGCATAGAGCGCCTCGTCTGGGTGATCGCCGACGCGGTGCAGGCCGCCGAGGACAAGGGCTGCGAGGACGTGCTGCCCTTCGCGACCAGCGCGGTGCGCGAGGCCACCAACGCCGACGCCGTGCTGGCGCGGGTCAAGGCCGAGACCGGCGTGGACCTGCCCGTGCTGAGCGGCGAGGACGAGGCACGGCTGACCTTCCTGGCCGCGCGCCGCTGGTTCGGCTGGTCGGCCGGGAAGCTGCTGGTCCTCGACATCGGCGGCGGCTCGCTGGAGATCGCGTACGGCATCGACGAGGACCCGTACGCGGCCGTCTCCCTCCCGCTGGGCGCGGGCCGGCTCACGGCGGGCTGGCTGCCGGGCGACCCGCCGGACGCGGTGGACATCCGGGCCCTGCGCCGGCACGTGCGGGCGGAGATCGCGCGGACCGTGAGGGAGTTCACCCGCTTCGGGACCCCGGACCACGTCGTGGCGACCTCGAAGACCTTCAAGCAGCTGGCCCGCATCGCGGGCGCGGCCCGCTCGGCGGACGGCCTCTACGTGCAGCGGGACCTGACCCGCAAGTCGCTGGAGGAATGGGTCCCGCGGCTGGCCGCGATGACCACCGCCCAGCGCGCGGCCCTCCCGGGAGTCTCGGAGGGCCGGGCGAACCAGCTGCTGGCGGGAGCGCTGGTCGCCGAGGGCGCGATGGACCTCTTCGGCGTCGACGACCTGGAGATCTGCCCGTGGGCGCTGCGCGAGGGCGTCATCCTGCGCAGGCTGGACCACCTGCCGACGGGCACCGCCTAG
- a CDS encoding BACON domain-containing protein, with the protein MNSSSQAHSSSRSGAHRAHGRTPREGEPPPFRHEPYLDGLFTYCLSVLCDHDTAADVLGDVLAVAERHPGRCPDEGDRRAWLYALARWGCLYRLADQRRARQGAHCARRAPERMDPGRAPGEGTEGSPPGGPRRTLDVSAYRRTELARLAWPEAAGTTPEQREALELAVRHRLGVAELASVLGTPPAAARELLSGAACEVERTRTALAVVETGNCPSVSRLTGDGQVLLSTTLRAELVRHVDDCPRCRRVAERVGAGAPWPGSVGTGTATLPLVPAPRTAVHAAMVRSGGRGRRPAPRFDRTGFPMDPKDRAARRDRMRARAVTTTVVATVVAAPVIALWAAYRGGPDTGETVGDAATRISASETDLPLPPHVGGRPLTAYENAGNTSSTTGGAAFARGSAEPDVSVEVISSGPPPGADRPGAPGRLTVAASSYGSTTLLTLTASGGAPVDWRLWSDAPWLHASRTAGTLAPGESVTLRIAVDTQAQPAGGWTARVGVDPGGTVVAIQGRGRPAPEPPSTPDPTPTPTPPASPTPTPTPPPDPTPTPTPTPTPTPTSGGTVSPDPDPAPSASSS; encoded by the coding sequence GTGAACAGCAGCAGCCAGGCACACTCCTCGTCACGCTCCGGCGCACACCGGGCGCACGGGCGCACGCCCCGCGAGGGGGAGCCGCCGCCCTTCCGGCACGAGCCCTACCTGGACGGCCTGTTCACGTACTGCCTGTCGGTCCTGTGCGACCACGACACCGCCGCCGACGTGCTGGGCGACGTGCTCGCCGTGGCCGAACGGCATCCGGGCCGCTGCCCCGACGAGGGCGACCGGCGGGCCTGGCTCTACGCCCTGGCCCGCTGGGGCTGCCTGTACCGGCTGGCCGACCAGCGGCGTGCACGGCAGGGAGCGCACTGCGCCCGGCGCGCGCCGGAGCGCATGGACCCCGGTCGTGCGCCGGGCGAAGGCACGGAAGGCTCCCCGCCGGGCGGGCCCCGGCGCACGCTTGACGTGAGCGCCTACCGGCGTACCGAGCTGGCCCGGCTCGCCTGGCCGGAGGCCGCCGGGACCACGCCCGAGCAGCGCGAGGCCCTGGAGCTCGCCGTCCGCCACCGGCTCGGCGTCGCCGAACTGGCCTCCGTCCTCGGCACGCCCCCGGCCGCCGCGCGGGAGCTGCTGTCCGGCGCCGCGTGCGAGGTGGAGCGCACCCGTACCGCCCTCGCCGTCGTGGAGACGGGCAACTGCCCCAGCGTCTCGCGGCTCACCGGCGACGGGCAGGTACTGCTGTCCACCACGCTGCGCGCGGAGCTCGTGCGCCACGTCGACGACTGCCCGCGCTGCCGCCGCGTCGCCGAACGCGTCGGCGCCGGAGCCCCCTGGCCCGGCTCCGTCGGCACCGGCACCGCCACCCTCCCGCTCGTCCCCGCCCCCCGCACCGCCGTCCACGCGGCGATGGTCCGCTCCGGCGGCCGGGGGCGACGGCCCGCCCCGCGCTTCGACCGCACCGGCTTCCCGATGGACCCGAAGGACCGCGCGGCCCGCCGCGACCGGATGCGGGCCCGGGCGGTGACCACGACCGTGGTCGCCACCGTCGTCGCCGCGCCGGTGATCGCGCTGTGGGCGGCGTACCGCGGCGGGCCGGACACCGGCGAGACCGTCGGCGACGCCGCCACCCGCATCTCCGCGAGCGAAACCGACCTCCCGCTGCCGCCGCACGTCGGCGGACGCCCGCTGACCGCCTACGAGAACGCCGGGAACACGTCCTCCACCACCGGCGGGGCCGCATTCGCCCGGGGCAGCGCCGAGCCCGACGTCTCCGTCGAGGTGATCAGCAGCGGACCCCCGCCGGGCGCCGACCGGCCCGGCGCGCCCGGCCGGCTGACCGTGGCCGCGTCCTCCTACGGGAGCACCACGCTGCTCACCCTCACCGCGTCCGGCGGCGCCCCGGTGGACTGGCGCCTCTGGTCCGACGCGCCCTGGCTGCACGCGAGCCGGACCGCGGGCACCCTGGCCCCCGGAGAATCGGTCACCCTGCGGATCGCCGTCGACACCCAGGCCCAGCCCGCGGGGGGCTGGACGGCCCGCGTGGGAGTGGATCCCGGCGGTACGGTCGTCGCCATCCAGGGCCGCGGGCGCCCGGCTCCGGAGCCGCCGTCGACCCCGGACCCGACGCCCACCCCGACGCCGCCCGCGAGTCCGACACCCACCCCGACGCCGCCCCCGGACCCCACCCCGACGCCCACCCCGACCCCGACGCCCACGCCGACATCAGGAGGAACGGTTTCCCCGGACCCCGACCCCGCCCCGTCGGCCTCTTCGAGCTAG
- the radA gene encoding DNA repair protein RadA, with protein MAARTARSSAKDRPSYRCTECGWTTAKWLGRCPECQAWGTVEEMGAPAVRTTAAGRVSTAAVPIAQVDGRTATARSTGVDELDRVLGGGLVPGAVVLLAGEPGVGKSTLLLDVAAKASNGDHRTLYVTGEESASQVRLRADRINALSDHLYLAAETDLSAVLGHLDAVKPSLLILDSVQTVASPEIDGAPGGMAQVREVAGALIRASKERGMSTLLVGHVTKDGAIAGPRLLEHLVDVVLSFEGDRHARLRLVRGVKNRYGATDEVGCFELHDEGITGLADPSGLFLTRRAEAVPGTCLTVTLEGKRPLVAEVQALTVDSQIPSPRRTTSGLETSRVSMMLAVLEQRGRITALGKRDIYSATVGGVKLTEPAADLAIALALASAASDVPLPKNLVAIGEVGLAGEVRRVTGVQRRLAEAHRLGFTHALVPSDPGKVPAGMKVTEVADMGDALRVLPRGRSRTPAKERDGS; from the coding sequence ATGGCTGCCCGCACCGCTCGTTCATCCGCCAAGGACCGGCCGTCCTACCGCTGCACCGAGTGCGGCTGGACGACCGCGAAGTGGCTCGGGCGGTGTCCCGAGTGCCAGGCGTGGGGCACCGTCGAGGAGATGGGCGCGCCCGCCGTGCGGACCACCGCCGCGGGCCGGGTCTCCACCGCCGCCGTGCCGATCGCGCAGGTCGACGGCCGGACGGCGACCGCGCGCAGCACCGGCGTGGACGAGTTGGACCGGGTCCTGGGCGGCGGGCTCGTGCCCGGCGCGGTGGTGCTGCTCGCCGGGGAGCCCGGCGTCGGCAAGTCGACGCTGCTGCTCGACGTCGCGGCGAAGGCGTCCAACGGCGACCACCGCACCCTGTACGTGACGGGCGAGGAGTCCGCGAGCCAGGTGCGGCTGCGCGCCGACCGGATCAACGCGCTGAGCGACCACCTCTACCTGGCGGCCGAGACCGACCTGTCGGCCGTCCTCGGGCACCTCGACGCGGTGAAGCCCTCCCTGCTCATCCTGGACTCCGTACAGACCGTCGCCTCCCCCGAGATCGACGGCGCGCCCGGCGGCATGGCCCAGGTCCGCGAGGTCGCCGGGGCCCTGATCCGCGCCTCCAAGGAGCGCGGCATGTCCACCCTCCTCGTCGGCCACGTCACCAAGGACGGGGCGATCGCCGGCCCCCGCCTCCTGGAGCACCTGGTCGACGTGGTGCTGAGCTTCGAGGGCGACCGGCACGCCCGGCTGCGGCTGGTGCGCGGCGTCAAGAACCGGTACGGGGCCACCGACGAGGTGGGCTGCTTCGAGCTGCACGACGAGGGCATCACCGGGCTCGCCGACCCGAGCGGGCTGTTCCTGACCCGGCGCGCCGAGGCGGTCCCCGGGACCTGCCTGACGGTGACCCTGGAGGGCAAGCGCCCGCTGGTCGCCGAGGTGCAGGCGCTGACCGTGGACTCGCAGATCCCCTCCCCGCGGCGCACCACGTCCGGCCTGGAGACCTCGCGCGTCTCGATGATGCTGGCGGTGCTGGAGCAGCGCGGCCGGATCACCGCGCTGGGCAAGCGCGACATCTACAGCGCCACCGTGGGCGGGGTGAAGCTGACCGAGCCGGCCGCCGACCTGGCGATCGCGCTGGCCCTGGCCTCCGCCGCCAGCGACGTCCCGCTCCCGAAGAACCTCGTGGCCATCGGGGAGGTCGGCCTGGCCGGCGAGGTGCGCCGGGTGACCGGCGTCCAGCGGCGGCTCGCCGAGGCGCACCGCCTCGGCTTCACGCACGCCCTGGTGCCGTCGGATCCGGGCAAGGTTCCGGCCGGGATGAAGGTGACGGAGGTGGCCGACATGGGCGACGCGCTCCGGGTCCTGCCGCGCGGCCGCTCCCGTACGCCGGCCAAGGAGCGCGACGGCTCCTAG
- the disA gene encoding DNA integrity scanning diadenylate cyclase DisA, with the protein MAAKDGAAASGKSGASSKQEAMMRASLSAVAPGQPLRDGLERIVRGNTGGLLVLGMDKSVEAMCTGGFVLDVEFTATRLRELCKLDGALILDKDITKILRAGVQLVPDASIPTEETGTRHRTADRVSKQCGFPVVSVSQSMRLIALYVDGERRVLEESGAILSRANQALATLERYKLRLDEVAGTLSALEIEDLVTVRDVTAVAQRLEMVRRIATEIAEYVVELGTDGRLLSLQLDELTVGIEQERELVVRDYVPEPTAKRSRTVEEALPALDALTHPELLELAIVAKALGYTGSPETLDSAVSPRGYRLLAKVPRLPGAIIERLVEHFGGLQKLLAASVDDLQTVDGVGEARARSVREGLSRLAESSILERYV; encoded by the coding sequence GTGGCAGCCAAGGACGGGGCAGCAGCATCCGGCAAGTCGGGCGCGAGCTCCAAGCAGGAGGCCATGATGCGCGCCTCGCTGAGCGCGGTCGCACCTGGTCAGCCGCTGCGTGACGGCCTGGAACGGATCGTCCGCGGCAACACCGGCGGGCTCCTCGTCCTCGGCATGGACAAGTCGGTCGAAGCGATGTGCACCGGCGGCTTCGTCCTGGACGTGGAGTTCACCGCGACCCGGCTGCGCGAGCTGTGCAAGCTCGACGGCGCGCTCATCCTGGACAAGGACATCACCAAGATCCTGCGGGCCGGCGTCCAGCTGGTACCGGACGCGTCGATCCCCACGGAGGAGACGGGCACCCGGCACCGGACCGCCGACCGCGTCTCCAAGCAGTGCGGCTTCCCCGTCGTCTCCGTGTCGCAGTCGATGCGGCTGATCGCGCTGTACGTGGACGGGGAGCGGCGGGTCCTGGAGGAGTCCGGGGCGATCCTGTCGCGGGCGAACCAGGCGCTGGCCACGCTGGAGCGGTACAAGCTGCGCCTCGACGAGGTCGCGGGCACGCTGTCGGCGCTGGAGATCGAGGACCTGGTCACGGTCCGTGATGTGACCGCGGTCGCGCAGCGGCTGGAAATGGTCCGCCGGATCGCGACCGAGATCGCCGAGTACGTCGTCGAGCTGGGGACGGACGGGCGGCTGCTGTCGCTCCAGCTGGACGAGCTGACGGTCGGGATCGAGCAGGAGCGGGAGCTGGTGGTCCGGGACTACGTGCCGGAGCCGACGGCGAAGCGTTCCCGCACGGTGGAGGAGGCGCTGCCGGCCCTGGACGCGCTGACGCATCCGGAGCTGCTGGAGCTCGCGATCGTGGCGAAGGCGCTGGGGTACACCGGGTCGCCGGAGACCCTGGACTCGGCGGTGTCGCCGCGCGGCTACCGTCTGCTGGCGAAGGTTCCCCGGCTGCCCGGGGCCATCATCGAGCGGCTCGTGGAGCACTTCGGGGGGCTGCAGAAGCTGCTCGCCGCGAGCGTGGACGATCTGCAGACGGTGGACGGCGTGGGCGAGGCCCGCGCGCGCAGCGTCCGCGAGGGCCTGTCCCGCCTGGCCGAGTCCTCGATCCTCGAGCGGTACGTCTAG
- a CDS encoding S1C family serine protease, with the protein MSARVTGVAVGVLAAVITAWSPATAWADDPSPRQVYEKAAPATVHVIGKYGTGTGFVYNADEGLIVTNAHVIQGEAALKVVIDDGPPVPVRVLGSDPCEDLAVLKLASPKEDLKELEFGKSGDVGTADTVMALGYPASLGDTDATQDVAFTSGAVQTSEVGATPLTSLPRYPSLIQHSATVNPGNSGGPLLNAKGEVVGINTLGYAEEGVSGQFYAISSDHAEPKLAGLAAGDNKNDPGWWLLDLSDPSVPAQFEEMGAAQDKAFKAFQKQGVDGVIAMSVNPQSPAAKANLGAGDVINMVKGEPVTSVADVCDVLQSAGAGEKLTVDGVYSGALTSTGGTPGEGWTAELVLGGKP; encoded by the coding sequence ATGAGTGCGAGAGTCACGGGTGTGGCTGTCGGCGTCCTGGCCGCGGTCATCACCGCCTGGAGTCCCGCGACGGCGTGGGCGGACGATCCTTCGCCCCGACAGGTCTACGAGAAGGCCGCGCCGGCCACGGTGCACGTGATCGGGAAGTACGGCACCGGTACCGGCTTCGTCTACAACGCGGACGAGGGGCTCATCGTCACCAACGCGCACGTCATCCAGGGAGAGGCCGCTCTGAAGGTGGTCATCGACGACGGGCCGCCCGTCCCCGTGCGGGTGCTCGGCAGCGATCCGTGCGAGGACCTCGCGGTGCTCAAGCTCGCCTCCCCCAAGGAGGACCTCAAGGAGCTGGAGTTCGGCAAGAGCGGCGATGTGGGGACGGCCGACACCGTCATGGCCCTCGGCTATCCGGCCTCCCTCGGGGACACCGACGCCACCCAGGACGTCGCCTTCACCTCCGGGGCCGTGCAGACGTCCGAGGTGGGCGCCACGCCCCTCACGTCCCTCCCGCGCTACCCCTCCCTGATCCAGCATTCCGCGACGGTCAACCCGGGCAACTCGGGCGGGCCGCTGCTCAACGCCAAGGGGGAGGTCGTCGGCATCAACACCCTCGGCTACGCGGAGGAAGGGGTGTCGGGGCAGTTCTACGCGATCAGCAGCGACCACGCGGAACCCAAGCTCGCCGGGCTGGCCGCGGGCGACAACAAGAACGACCCCGGCTGGTGGCTCCTGGACCTGTCGGACCCGAGCGTCCCCGCCCAGTTCGAGGAGATGGGCGCCGCGCAGGACAAGGCCTTCAAGGCCTTCCAGAAGCAGGGCGTCGACGGAGTGATCGCCATGAGCGTCAATCCGCAGTCCCCGGCCGCCAAGGCCAACCTCGGAGCCGGCGACGTGATCAACATGGTCAAGGGCGAGCCCGTGACCTCGGTCGCCGATGTGTGCGACGTGCTCCAGTCGGCGGGAGCCGGCGAGAAGCTGACCGTGGACGGCGTCTACTCGGGCGCGCTCACGAGCACCGGGGGCACGCCGGGCGAGGGGTGGACCGCCGAGCTGGTGCTCGGGGGCAAGCCCTAG
- a CDS encoding phosphatase PAP2 family protein has protein sequence MWVPSVTMDSTALYLDITDSAHSAPPWVRSAFEIWTEYGLLLFGVLFLAVWWRSRGLAGSRAVALAALAPAVTAAAYVVSEAVKSTVDEERPCRAVAGAAASLVTCPPTGDWSFPSNHSALAGAAAVALAMAVRRLALLTVPLALLMAFSRVFVGVHYPHDVAMGLLLGGSLAALLVLALAGPAGRIAAAMRASGVPAVVWFTGPGPAR, from the coding sequence ATGTGGGTACCGTCGGTGACCATGGACAGCACCGCCCTGTATCTCGACATCACCGATTCGGCCCACTCCGCACCCCCCTGGGTGCGGTCGGCTTTCGAGATATGGACGGAGTACGGGCTGCTGCTCTTCGGGGTGTTGTTCCTGGCCGTCTGGTGGCGCTCGCGCGGGCTGGCCGGCTCCCGGGCCGTCGCGCTCGCCGCCTTGGCCCCGGCGGTCACCGCCGCCGCATACGTCGTGTCGGAGGCCGTGAAGTCCACCGTGGACGAGGAGCGGCCCTGCCGCGCCGTCGCCGGTGCCGCGGCCTCGCTCGTGACCTGCCCGCCGACCGGCGACTGGTCCTTCCCCAGCAACCACTCCGCCCTGGCGGGCGCCGCCGCGGTCGCGCTGGCCATGGCCGTGCGCCGCCTCGCGCTGCTGACCGTCCCGCTCGCCCTGCTGATGGCCTTCTCCCGCGTCTTCGTCGGCGTGCACTACCCGCACGACGTGGCGATGGGCCTGCTGCTGGGCGGTTCGCTGGCCGCCCTCCTCGTCCTGGCGCTCGCGGGTCCGGCCGGCCGGATCGCCGCCGCCATGCGGGCGAGCGGCGTACCGGCAGTTGTCTGGTTCACCGGCCCGGGCCCCGCAAGGTAG
- a CDS encoding A/G-specific adenine glycosylase: MTASPITPAESPESPDSPESPAVSRALHSPVIAWFDEHARDLPWRRPEAGPWGVLVSEFMLQQTPVSRVLPVYEQWLTRWPRPADLAAEAPGEAVRAWGRLGYPRRALRLHGAAVAITERHGGDVPREHAQLLALPGIGEYTAAAVASFAYGQRHAVLDTNVRRVFARAATGVEYPPNATTAAERRLARALLPEDEDTAARWAAASMELGALVCTAKNPGCARCPVAGLCAWRLAGKPAHEGPPRRGQTYAGTDRQVRGRLLAVLREAVGPVPQAVLDTVWDEPVQRARSLDGLVSDGLVEPLEGGMYRLPQT; the protein is encoded by the coding sequence ATGACTGCATCCCCCATCACCCCCGCCGAATCGCCCGAATCGCCGGACTCCCCCGAGTCCCCGGCCGTCTCCCGCGCACTGCACTCCCCCGTCATCGCGTGGTTCGACGAGCACGCCCGCGACCTGCCCTGGCGCCGCCCCGAAGCCGGTCCCTGGGGGGTCCTGGTCAGCGAGTTCATGCTCCAGCAGACCCCCGTGAGCCGCGTCCTGCCGGTGTACGAGCAGTGGCTCACCCGGTGGCCCCGCCCCGCCGACCTGGCCGCCGAGGCCCCGGGTGAGGCCGTACGGGCGTGGGGCCGGCTGGGCTACCCGCGCCGGGCGCTGCGGCTGCACGGCGCGGCCGTGGCGATAACGGAGCGGCACGGCGGCGACGTCCCCCGCGAGCACGCGCAGCTGCTCGCGCTGCCGGGCATCGGCGAGTACACCGCGGCCGCCGTGGCCTCCTTCGCGTACGGGCAGCGGCACGCCGTGCTCGACACCAACGTCCGGCGGGTCTTCGCCCGCGCCGCCACCGGGGTGGAGTACCCGCCGAACGCCACCACCGCCGCCGAGCGGCGCCTGGCCCGGGCCCTGCTGCCCGAGGACGAGGACACCGCGGCCCGCTGGGCGGCGGCCTCGATGGAGCTCGGCGCGCTGGTGTGCACCGCCAAGAACCCCGGCTGTGCCCGCTGCCCGGTGGCCGGGCTCTGCGCGTGGCGCCTCGCCGGGAAGCCGGCGCACGAGGGGCCGCCGCGGCGCGGGCAGACGTACGCCGGGACCGACCGGCAGGTGCGCGGCCGGCTGCTCGCCGTGCTCCGGGAGGCGGTGGGACCGGTTCCGCAGGCCGTGCTCGACACGGTGTGGGACGAGCCCGTGCAGCGCGCCCGGTCGCTCGACGGGCTGGTCTCCGACGGGCTGGTGGAGCCGCTGGAGGGAGGCATGTACCGGCTGCCGCAGACCTGA
- a CDS encoding SigE family RNA polymerase sigma factor yields MAHGEVLEFEEYVRTRQDALLRSARRLVPDPTDAQDLLQTALVRTYGRWDGIADKSLADAYLRRVMINTRTEWWRARKLEEVPTEQLPDASVEDGSDQRADRALLMDILKVLAPKQRSVVVLRHWEQMSTEETAAALGMSAGTVKSTLHRALARLRQELESRDLDMRALERGDHTIRYEGRERCAA; encoded by the coding sequence ATGGCGCACGGCGAGGTACTCGAATTCGAGGAGTACGTACGCACTCGGCAGGACGCGCTGCTGCGCAGCGCCCGGCGCCTGGTTCCGGACCCCACCGACGCGCAGGACCTCCTGCAGACCGCCCTCGTGCGCACCTACGGCCGCTGGGACGGCATCGCCGACAAGTCCCTGGCCGACGCCTACCTCCGCCGCGTCATGATCAACACCCGTACCGAGTGGTGGCGCGCCCGCAAACTCGAAGAGGTCCCGACCGAGCAGCTTCCCGACGCCTCCGTCGAGGACGGCTCCGACCAGCGCGCCGACCGCGCCCTGCTCATGGACATCCTCAAGGTGCTGGCGCCCAAGCAGCGCAGCGTGGTCGTGCTGCGACACTGGGAGCAGATGAGCACGGAGGAGACCGCCGCCGCGCTCGGCATGTCGGCGGGTACCGTGAAGAGCACGCTGCATCGTGCGCTGGCGCGCCTCCGGCAGGAGCTGGAGAGCCGGGACCTGGACATGCGCGCGCTGGAACGCGGTGACCACACCATCCGGTACGAGGGGCGTGAGCGGTGCGCGGCCTGA
- the cseB gene encoding two-component system response regulator CseB, which translates to MAETHVLFVEDDDVIREATTLALERDGFVVTAMPDGLSGLESFRANRPDIALLDVMVPGMDGVSLCRRIRDESTVPVIMLSARADSIDVVLGLEAGADDYVTKPFDGSVLVARIRAVLRRFGHAGGPRNGGHGSADESRDEEHGVLSFGDLEVDTEGMEVRKAGAAVALTPTEMRLLLEFSSAPGTVLSRDRLLERVWDYDWGGDTRVVDVHVQRLRTKIGQDRIETVRGFGYKLKA; encoded by the coding sequence ATGGCCGAGACCCATGTCCTGTTCGTGGAGGACGACGACGTCATCCGCGAGGCCACGACCCTGGCGCTGGAACGCGACGGGTTCGTGGTCACCGCCATGCCCGACGGCCTGTCCGGACTGGAGTCCTTCCGGGCCAACCGGCCCGACATCGCCCTCCTCGACGTGATGGTCCCCGGCATGGACGGGGTGAGCCTGTGCCGCCGCATCCGCGACGAGTCCACCGTCCCGGTGATCATGCTGTCGGCGCGCGCCGACTCCATCGACGTGGTGCTGGGCCTGGAAGCGGGCGCCGACGACTACGTCACCAAGCCGTTCGACGGCTCGGTGCTCGTCGCCCGGATCCGCGCGGTGCTGCGCCGCTTCGGCCACGCCGGCGGGCCCCGGAACGGCGGTCACGGCTCTGCCGACGAGAGCCGGGACGAGGAGCACGGCGTGCTCTCCTTCGGCGACCTCGAGGTCGACACCGAGGGCATGGAGGTGCGCAAGGCGGGCGCGGCCGTGGCGCTGACCCCGACCGAGATGCGCCTGCTGCTCGAGTTCTCCTCCGCGCCGGGCACCGTACTGTCGCGCGACCGGCTGCTGGAGCGGGTCTGGGACTACGACTGGGGCGGCGACACCCGGGTCGTGGACGTCCACGTCCAGCGGCTGCGCACCAAGATCGGGCAGGACCGGATCGAGACGGTCCGGGGCTTCGGATACAAGCTCAAGGCATGA